The following coding sequences lie in one Musa acuminata AAA Group cultivar baxijiao chromosome BXJ1-8, Cavendish_Baxijiao_AAA, whole genome shotgun sequence genomic window:
- the LOC135587363 gene encoding calmodulin-binding transcription activator CBT-like, translating into MESGDSGLLAGAEIHGFRTSADLDVDKLMEDASSRWFRPNEVYAILSNYTLFKIQPQPIDNPASGRVLLFDRKMLRNFRKDGYNWKKKKDGKTVQEAHEKLKIGNEERIHVYYARSEDDPNFYRRCYWLLDRDLERIVLVHYRQTSEDNSFQHVPASVECKEVVSATGRVQYGSPSTPVNSAGGSAQSEVSGHTFVSEEINSIDYNVSGNGSGTSVLGNCIELQNHELSLHEINTLDWEELVGSTANNNAPIVSLGLSNVTSGNDHGRVDQLKDQEITLVPFKTGNPNPPVAEFNLDVAVCSENANIYNADVLLTQNSFGSWNCINDDSLGLIDDTQLQPKSLTGDEASPIATSLGDHIFNVTDISPCWSYCTENTMVLIVGYFGESKKHLISSNIYYVLGEICAKAEMVHPGVYRCMAFPQPPGLVDLFLTLDGHTPISQVLSFDYRLLPNTQMDGPVTSSEDNYNKLKWEDYQVQKRLAYLLFTTSNNMSILSSRIPPKSLNEAKRFASLTSPLVEKDWINLLKLDSADGVSSASTRDDLLEVVLRNKFQEWLLLKVAEGCKTTDHDSQGQGVIHLCTILNYTWAIRLYLLSGLSLDFRDIHGWTALHWAASLGREKMVAALLSAGANPSLVTDPTTESPGGWTAADLASKQGYEGLAAYLAEKGLSAHFEAMSLSGNITTQGRSISVTIDNSENLSEPELCLKESLAAYRNAADAADRIQSAMRERALKLQTKAVQLVKPEMEATQIIAALKIQHAFHNYNRRKMMKAAARIQSHFRTWKTRRDYINMRRKAIKIQATFRGHQVRKQYRKIVWSVGVLEKAVLRWRLKRKGLRGIQVEATKTMKVDTMPESTGEEDFFRISRKQAEERVQRSVVRVQAMFRSYRAQQEYRRMKMAHEQAELEFCDVDQLR; encoded by the exons GTGGCAGGGTATTGCTATTTGACCGTAAAATGTTGAGAAATTTTCGCAAAGATGGTTACAactggaagaagaaaaaggatggaAAGACGGTTCAAGAAGCTCATGAAAAATTAAAA attggtaatgaagaaagaattcatgtttaCTATGCACGCAGTGAGGATGACCCTAACTTCTACCGTAGGTGCTACTGGCTACTTGATAG GGATTTGGAGCGTATAGTTCTCGTACATTATCGTCAAACATCAGAG GATAATTCATTTCAACATGTTCCTGCATCAGTAGAATGTAAAGAAGTTGTTTCGGCTACTGGTAGGGTGCAATATGGTTCTCCATCAACACCAGTGAATTCAGCTGGTGGTTCTGCCCAATCGGAGGTGTCAGGACACACATTTGTTTCAGAAGAAATTAACTCAATAGACTACAATGTCAGCGGCAATG GTTCTGGTACATCTGTGTTAGGTAATTGCATTGAACTTCAGAATCATGAGTTGAGTCTTCATGAGATCAACACACTAGATTGGGAAGAACTAGTTGGATCTACTGCAAATAACAATGCACCAATAGTTTCTCTAGGTCTATCTAATGTTACTTCTGGTAATGATCATGGCCGTGTTGACCAATTAAAAGATCAGGAGATCACATTGGTGCCATTCAAGACAGGAAATCCAAATCCTCCAGTGGCAGAATTTAATTTGGATGTTGCAGTTTGCAGTGAAAATGCAAACATTTATAATGCTGATGTCCTTCTTACTCAGAATAGTTTTGGAAGCTGgaactgcataaatgatgattctCTTGGTTTGATAGACGATACGCAACTTCAACCTAAAAGTTTGACTGGTGATGAGGCCAGTCCAATTGCGACCTCATTAGGAGATCATATTTTTAATGTAACTGACATCTCACCTTGCTGGTCTTATTGCACAGAGAATACGATG gTCCTAATTGTTGGATATTTTGGTGAATCAAAGAAGcacctaatatcatcaaacaTCTACTATGTCTTAGGTGAGATATGTGCCAAAGCAGAGATGGTACATCCTGGTGTCTATCGGTGCATGGCATTTCCACAGCCACCTGGTCTTGTGGATCTTTTTTTGACTCTGGATGGCCACACACCAATtagccaagttttgagctttgatTATCGACTTTTACCTAATACTCAAATGGATGGTCCAGTCACTTCATCAGAAGACAATTATAACAAATTAAAGTGGGAAGATTACCAGGTGCAGAAGAGACTTGCCTATTTACTGTTTACTACATCGAACAATATGTCCATTTTATCTAGCAGGATACCACCGAAATCCCTGAATGAAGCAAAAAGATTTGCATCACTCACCTCTCCTTTAGTTGAAAAGGAttggataaatttgttaaaactgGATAGCGCTGATGGGGTCTCATCTGCATCAACTAGAGATGACTTACTTGAGGTGGTTTTAAGAAATAAGTTTCAAGAGTGGCTTTTGCTAAAGGTTGCTGAAGGTTGTAAAACAACTGACCATGACAGTCAAGGTCAGGGAGTCATACATTTATGTACTATTCTAAATTATACATGGGCAATTCGTCTATATTTGTTGTCAGGCTTGTCCTTGGACTTCCGGGATATTCATGGTTGGACAGCATTGCATTGGGCTGCATCCTTGGGAAG GGAAAAAATGGTTGCAGCTCTTTTATCCGCTGGAGCAAATCCTAGCTTGGTTACAGATCCGACTACAGAAAGCCCTGGAGGATGGACCGCTGCTGATCTGGCATCAAAACAAGGTTATGAAGGCTTGGCAGCATATCTTGCAGAAAAAGGACTATCTGCACATTTTGAAGCTATGTCATTGTCAGGGAACATAACTACTCAAGGAAGATCTATATCAGTTACCATAGATAACTCTGAGAACCTTAGCGAGCCAGAActatgcctgaaagaatcattagcaGCATACAGGAATGCTGCTGATGCAGCTGATCGTATACAATCCGCAATGAGGGAGCGTGCCCTAAAGTTACAAACAAAAGCAGTTCAGTTGGTCAAACCTGAGATGGAAGCAACCCAGATAATTGCTGCTCTGAAGATCCAGCATGCCTTTCATAATTATAACAGACGAAAGATGATGAAGGCTGCTGCACGCATACAAAGCCATTTCCGCACTTGGAAGACACGGAGGGATTATATTAACATGCGTAGAAAGGCTATTAAGATACAA GCTACCTTCAGAGGGCACCAAGTGAGGAAACAATACCGCAAAATTGTTTGGTCAGTAGGAGTACTTGAGAAAGCAGTCCTTCGTTGGCGGTTGAAGAGAAAAGGTCTCCGTGGCATTCAAGTTGAAGCCACAAAAACAATGAAAGTGGATACGATGCCAGAAAGCACTGGAGAGGAGGATTTTTTTCGAATCAGTAGGAAACAAGCTGAAGAACGGGTGCAGAGATCAGTTGTACGAGTCCAAGCCATGTTTCGCTCATATCGAGCACAACAAGAGTACCGAAGAATGAAGATGGCACACGAGCAGGCTGag